One window from the genome of Alnus glutinosa chromosome 13, dhAlnGlut1.1, whole genome shotgun sequence encodes:
- the LOC133855049 gene encoding uncharacterized protein LOC133855049: MAGDEEMKKRSEEEKAAILWDCGSSLYDAYEIASLGHVLERHTMALPLFCGPRRFTVSPTTSSSEHGRGTLEKEAAVTISVRSSLIRKRRRMNVEMNEMAKKLRSTFSVICSTVGLCKKNDINVKNIENIFTL, encoded by the coding sequence ATGGCCGGcgatgaagaaatgaagaagagatCAGAGGAAGAAAAGGCAGCTATCCTATGGGACTGTGGGAGTTCTTTATATGATGCATATGAAATAGCTTCACTTGGTCACGTTCTTGAGCGGCATACGATGGCCTTGCCACTTTTCTGCGGCCCTAGACGCTTCACGGTTTCACCAACTACATCAAGCTCAGAACATGGCCGCGGTACCCTAGAGAAGGAAGCTGCAGTCACCATTTCTGTAAGGAGTAGCTTGATCAGGAAAAGGAGGAGGATGAACGTGGAAATGAACGAGATGGCCAAGAAACTTAGGAGCACGTTTTCTGTTATCTGCAGCACCGTCGGTTTATGCAAGAAGAATGATATAAACGTGAAGAATATTGAGAATATCTTTACTCTATAG
- the LOC133854618 gene encoding uncharacterized protein LOC133854618 — protein MNMNRSEFANLITREHLARLRNSAGSLRSVANMEQWGVERDGFGEFYRNSRTAADQRGYPTFAYPDEGPSNYKPESFYGYGERMKHGDELDGTDRVEHLEQNRAELLRKLDELKDQLSRSCDVENKPTVPVDRTPPDPYGGRDIYNVSMQPSGLDKHVPRPPYFNHTRETIPFMNRQNMDMPNFYPPPRHVMNEFPAYEDPYRSQMTRRPLHQPSSQYPQRPPHEYFQGRYREFNQDSFASYQAETFHHQPTCSCLRCLDQNWQVPPRVPPTVFSNRRLQKDPINSNFYLRDNLGPQCYNPQVANPPQLTSRDPRMYTRWPGDLDSDIDGLGQVCPRRVVAARGTMQPCHPIAGGTPFITCYNCFELLKLPRKLKMMEKNQQKLRCGGCSTIILLEILNKKLIISVPEEIKPLSAEADDSSEEVFIESPPSSHGCSNAGNINSRSDDFDNSGYKFDLKDNRDYLQSEDSRLNSSESEQRHGLTSSSISYSEEESPDTVIVQGDVSRSAKQPLRNDLRATYNSLGFAPLKYIY, from the coding sequence ATGAACATGAATAGGTCTGAGTTTGCTAATTTGATTACTAGAGAACACTTGGCCCGGTTAAGGAATTCGGCAGGGTCCTTGAGATCGGTGGCAAATATGGAGCAGTGGGGTGTGGAAAGAGATGGGTTTGGGGAATTTTACAGAAACTCCAGGACAGCTGCTGATCAGAGGGGATATCCAACTTTTGCTTATCCTGATGAGGGACCCTCAAATTACAAGCCAGAATCATTTTATGGCTATGGCGAGCGGATGAAGCATGGTGATGAGCTGGATGGGACTGACAGAGTTGAACATTTAGAGCAGAATCGAGCTGAACTCCTCAGGAAGTTGGATGAGTTGAAGGATCAACTTAGCAGATCTTGTGATGTGGAAAATAAACCAACCGTCCCTGTTGATAGGACTCCGCCTGATCCTTATGGTGGCCGGgatatatataatgtttctATGCAGCCTTCTGGCCTGGATAAGCATGTTCCTAGGCCCCCTTATTTCAATCATACTCGTGAAACTATTCCTTTTATGAATCGCCAAAACATGGATATGCCGAACTTCTATCCTCCTCCAAGGCATGTCATGAATGAGTTTCCTGCATATGAGGATCCTTATCGGTCACAAATGACAAGGAGGCCTCTCCATCAACCATCCAGTCAATATCCACAACGACCACCTCATGAATACTTTCAAGGTCGGTACAGGGAATTCAATCAAGATTCCTTCGCTTCATATCAAGCTGAAACCTTTCATCATCAGCCCACATGCTCTTGTTTACGCTGCCTCGACCAGAATTGGCAAGTTCCCCCAAGAGTGCCACCCACTGTGTTTAGCAATAGAAGGCTTCAGAAGGATCCTATCAATTCCAATTTCTACCTTCGTGACAATCTTGGGCCACAATGTTATAATCCTCAAGTTGCCAATCCTCCTCAGTTGACCTCTCGGGATCCACGGATGTACACAAGATGGCCAGGTGACCTTGACTCAGACATCGATGGTCTTGGTCAGGTTTGTCCAAGAAGAGTGGTGGCAGCCCGTGGGACTATGCAGCCTTGCCATCCTATAGCAGGTGGTACCCCATTCATAACTTGCTATAATTGCTTTGAGTTGCTGAAACTGCCTAGAAAGCTTAAAATGATGGAGAAGAATCAGCAGAAACTGCGATGTGGTGGCTGTTCAACTATAATCTTGCTTGAAATTTTGAATAAGAAGCTAATTATATCTGTTCCTGAAGAAATCAAGCCATTATCTGCCGAGGCTGATGACAGTTCTGAAGAGGTATTTATTGAAAGCCCTCCAAGTTCTCATGGTTGTTCGAATGCTGGCAACATCAACTCCCGCTCTGATGATTTTGATAATTCTGGTTATAAGTTTGATTTGAAAGATAATAGAGACTATTTGCAGTCAGAAGACTCGAGGTTGAACTCAAGTGAATCTGAGCAAAGACATGGCCTCACTTCATCTTCCATTTCTTACTCTGAGGAGGAGAGCCCAGATACTGTGATTGTCCAGGGAGATGTTTCTCGCTCTGCTAAGCAGCCCTTAAGAAATGACTTAAGGGCTACATACAATTCATTAGGTTTTGCACCCCTCAAGTATATTTATTAA